The DNA segment atgtcattaaatacataaaggaaTAATAAACACTCAGTTGTTCAATCACAATATTTCCAGCTTGGGGCAAAGTAATCCAATCAGAGCAGTGCCATGTAACTAAAACCCGCCCCCATGTGCTTTATGGGATAAATAAATCATGAAatgtatcaataaataaataacatgtaaaatacattttcctttggattttgatgtatttattgacatgatttatttaattattgaaagAAATATTGACATACATACTTAAGATTTGAatgatttaattatgtatttgttaATATGGCACACCGAGTCCTCCATAATAACATACAGTAGGTACTAGGTAATATAATAATAACGagcaggtgtgtccaaacttttgactagtgTATGTGAACCATTCACATGAACCAAATGATTAGCAATGGAAGAACATACTGCCCTGGTTTATCCATAAAGGATCATGGCAAGGATTGAGAGGGCAGCTCTCCCTTTTACTGTCCTGAGTGTGTGAGCTTTAGTTATGGTGGGGGAACAGGAATGGACACTGTGGTAAGGGTGGGTCAGGGGAGTGGACGACGCGGGTGGACACGTAGGGGACAGTAGTTCTGGTGAAATCCTCACCATTCCTTGGGTAATGAGCCAGCTGTCTATGGGCTCCAACTCTGCTTTAGGATCTTTTACACTCAgctaaatcaacaacaaaaaacaccttACACACGTGAAGAAAAGTACAGCACCCTGCCCAAACAAACATAAGAGACATGTGACCACCTCAATCTTCAGGAGAACTGAAGTAGGTGTCATTTAAGGCAAGAGAAGTAGAGAGAGGTCATTCTGAGTCATTGAACAAAGGTAAATGGAGTGGGAAAatcaaacaaagagaaaaaaggGGTGTAAACTTTCATCCATGGGCTGATTGCACCTCTTAATCTCTCAAGTTTTTCAGCCTCTTCATTTCAACACTGTATGTTAGATGTCTGGCACAAATGGGATGTAATCAGTCTACAATGATTTAATGAAGCAAATATTTCCTATATATTATACAGAAAATCCCTTATGCCATTGTTCCTGGAAAgataccatagttactacagtaacagtaaaatcataactagatttttacaagaaaatgtgagtggtgtttctAGAGATGTCAaaaaatatcgatatatcgattattgatcggcacgttATTTTATCGATAGATTTTTGAGacatcgatatattaacattaggcaacatttaaataagaagcctaatttgtgtgctttccaatggCGTTATAGCTTTGGGAAACCACAAGGGGGAGACATAACATGTACTGAAGCTGGTCGCCGCTAGGAGAGGCACAGTTGCAGTCCAAACTAGGTTGTGGTGGATCACTATACACACAAAATTTATGAAGGTTTATGCATTtcttcaaaaatgaacattgatgagtttgcaagtAAGTGTATGAAACTGGCGTAACTGCGCAAACTGGACGATTAGAAATGACGAcatttattatgaaatgtatCTGTGTGTATCACTGAATaagtttcattcaagctgtcaaatcacaaaaagacatacttgaatctgaaaatacattgtgtaggctgtATGAAAGATACATTTACACAATACATCATCCAGTGATGACtaaagtaaataatctttgtctttttataatactttgggtcgaatttaatggaaaactaagCAAGTTGCATTTAGTAGCAATGCAAAATGTGCAGACTTAGTCTTACGATTATCGAAGCGTGAAAAAGTGATCCATCCCAAGTCTAGTGTTTACCCAATCTGGTCACATCCAATCACAtgctatacctacatttttgctaaattgttTTCACATTGCTCTGTTCCTCCCACAATGCTATcatatgacatctaaacacttttactatagcgcatgacttgtaaggcgttGCATTTTGACGTTTGCATTGCATAACCAACAACATTTAAAGGCTTGTTGGAGTGCGATCAGATTGCATGATAGTTCAACTAATAGATGCATTGCACTTGCTATGCAAATGGTCAGCGagcgagtcctgaagagcacacgagttgACACGGGCCGAGAGTGTCacagatttgttgatttaaaattttatagagcattaaccttaaaaacctcatctatttGGGAGAAAATTGGAGATATAATTTGTGTTTGTAGTGGATACAAAATGGAGCAAGTCATCCGCTGAATATTCATACATTCAGTTAGTGGATTTTCAATTCTAATTGTAGATATTGTAgtaataattactgtagtaactcTGGTATTTTCGCCAGATTTTGTCTGGTTAAAACAGCTGAAAAGATTTCTCAACAAAACATAAATCAAGTTAAAGTGGCAGAATGTATTTAGTTAAATCTGGGTCTTAACATACTGTGGGATGTTACGCTGAAGACTAATAGTAAATCTGTAATTTTGGGATTTGACATGGAGCCCTCACATTGCCAATACGTGAGAAAGCAAGAACCGGAGCATCTTGTAATCCAAATGTGACTACTGAAGACATGCAAAGCCTGAGAACTATAAATACTTTCAATTTGCCATTCAAAACTAGCATGAGTTCCCATCTTCAGGAAACAGTGAGGTCAACAGCACACTAGAGATAATAACATGCATAAACCAATCATTCAGAAAAAGAGAACTTCCATGTAGAGAGAACTACAGGGACACTACATGCTGTTGGAAACTCACCCCAGTGGCATTCTGCTGTCTGATGTCTAAAGCAGATGCTAGGCCAACCAGAGCCTGAGGATCCTCGTATTTAACACTGGAAAATAAGTGGAGAAAAGAGTTTAGAGTTGATGTTCCATGTGGTACTGGTTTAACGTTGGGGAAATGGACACCTACTTTTTGCGCTGGTCTGCCAGAGAGCTGGACCTGGTGTTGGCGAACATGTCAAAGTCGTCCTGAGGGTTGTGAGCAGCGAGAGAGCCAAGAGTGCCGCTAACACTGTCTGCACCCACATCTAACGGGAGAACAATAGCAACATACAGTAAGTGATGTTTCTAAATTATAAGTGGTGGCTAGGTGTGGCATTGCTCCCCTTGATTTTACTTCTTTGAGATTTTtcttaaattatgagtagcttgacacagtacagtttcaaaataacctgaccaactgtgtgtgtgtgtgtgtgtgtgtgtgtgtgtgtgtgtgtgtgtgtgtgtgtgtgtgtgagatcctCACCAAGTCCTGCCAGCTGTGTGGAGAGGGAGGCAGTGcttgcaacagcagcagcagcagtaggaGGCTGCACAGTGGCTTCTGGTGTATGTGTGGGTGCAGAACTGACTCGAGGACTGACCACTGCAGGAGAACCAGGACCCAGATCTATCAGATTATCCTCTTCTGATGCCTCATTCAGGACCTGAGCGttcacaacacagacacacactcactgagttaTCAGTCAGGATCAATAGGCCTTATTCACGCCAGCGCCATGGGcaaaatattgataaaatatctgtacaagaacattcagtatgcaATGAACTTCAGACAACACGAGTAGTGGAAAATCAGATGTTATCTAGGAGCTTTGTAAAGTTTTAAACAGTTCTTGCCACTGAAGAGATTGTAATTCTATTATTCTATGTAAATtactcattgtcattcccattaaaaatcaaagatggcgttagcatgaataaggtctataaatCTCTCTACTGCTAGTGAAAAGTACtggcataacataacataataaacTAGACAGGTAAAGTTTGtgaagacaaactttgatgttggcttgaaaaagtcTTACCTGaaagtttaaaagtttaaaaagttttaaatttgATGGtaatacagacattacagtaagacaaacagccAGCTATTTAGATAGATAGCTaacatagagggagagagagagagagagagagagagagagagagagagagagagagagagagagaaagagagatttaaagcagattaaaggctttgtgtgtgtttgtttaaaattGAATTtctgacagttggagtttgaattaatgaGCATTCCACTGATCATCCGATGTGCGaaaaccagagattatttagcagagatgagccacttctattaaaatgaatgggagaaattggaacggtcaaccaaggagctctgagcgcccaacggtcaacgaATGTAGAAAGGAATTTTCTACATTCTAAATTTTGAAATCTGTTCTTTGATCATATTTTAAatctgttctttgatcataatcttaaAGAAACATTTTGGAGATTTAGGGCTTTCCCCATTAAAGTAGATGACTTTGGTGAAAACCTTTAGCAAAATCTTTCTAgttaagtcagtccactgtcagacATCTTTGGAACACACCCGGGCAGCTATTTtactatgtaaacaagtggcatacaagtgcagctcctatcaacTTTAATGGGGAAAgcccgaaatctccaaaacgtttAGTcatgattacgatcaaagaacagatttcaaatcagcattaaaatctgacaaaagtggtatcataaattgtgatactttacctcagattagacaaaaaaaactatttttttcttggcttgtatagctaacatgcatgcgcgttctcgagctgattgacaggcgatgtctatatctaaacgatgattggctcttttaactcaaggcaggacttcctttctatatccgttgaccgttgggcataGTTTGAAAGCTCTAGAAGGACTTAGTGTTAGAAATGTTCTCGCCAtttaggaattaaaaaaaaaaaaaacccaaacaaAGACTAAAGGCCCCGGTGTACTCCATACGAAATCGAAAAACgaatgggtgtgatgtcattAAAATATCTACTCAAAtgctctcaagtgcccattcactcatacCTCATCTGCAGCCAAAgctattcacacatctgcccaaagtaagatattatcataattgttttttttttttttgtattctgcaAACAAAcgctcttttatacacccatctttgcaatagcatcagtgtcatcataaattacaataacagtatTATGGCTGCGTATAGCATTAGCTCAATAGTGTCATGAATTCACTATGTGAACAACACAAATTgctttatatatttctttaaatcatcatcgagtggttaaaaagCTTCATTTACTGATCTCGTgtaaattctactcatagaatgaggcatacagtaattgttaatacattttaatgtcacattagttcagGATTTATTGAGTGTcagcatatttaaatgtacttctaaacgccTCCAAGAGCAGTGTGGCGGGCGTCTGAATCTTCAAAAACAGTCTACcgttgctcggctgtttagaacttatttttacccctgaacgaaggAGAACTTCTCCAGAAGTATACCGGGGCCTTAACAGTATGTTAGCTTCATCAGGTCACCATAATAAATAAacgaaaacagttttttttttgttatctgctgaacattaaatatttaaaaccattACTGAGtcaagaaataataaaatatcatactAAGAAATAAatctacattttgtttttaaaaggaaaaagaGTGAAAAGGATTTCTATAGGCACTACCTAAAGAACTACAAAGTAGAATGggattaccatgtttttttttgacatttcacTGCTAAATGTCATggctttttggacatgtactgtaGGTAATACCATGATGTTCTTTGAAGTACCATGGAGAAATAACATGCCATTTAAATGCAGTAATCAtttagtaccatggtaataccatcactgtaccatagtaCCACCACCACTTTTTCTAAGGGGACCAAAGTGTGTATGTAAATGATAGGACAAGCAGGAAAGAAAATGGTCAAAtaatacacagatcagccacaacattaaaaccacctgcctaatattgtgtaggtcccccttgtgccaccaaaacagtgccaacctgcatctcagaatagcattcacaattgtacagagcggttatctgagttaccgtagactttgttctaaccagtctggcaccaacaatcatcaatatgattatctaatcagccaatcatgtggcagcagtgcaatgcacaaaatcatgcagatacgggtcaggggtttcagttaatgttcacaccaaagaaatttgatctcagtgatttggagcgtgtaatgattgttggtgccagacgggctggtttgagtatttctgtaactgctgatctcctgggattttcacacacaagtctctagaatttactccatatggtgccaaaaactgaaaacatccagtgaggggcagttctgtggatggaaatgccttgttgatgagaggtcaacagagaatggccagactggtttgaactgacaaagtctacggtaactcagataaccactctgtataattgtggtaagaagaacggaatgatattctgagatgtgggttggtgctgttttggcagcacgagggggatctacacaatattaggcaggttattttaatgttgtggctgatctgtgtatttttatttctagGAGGTGAGTGTGACACAATACATGTGAAACACTTGAGTCAGTCATATTGTAAAACCCCACTCCACTCCACACAGAAGGATTCAAATGTCTGAGTCAACTTGTAAAACTGCTtctattttgaattgttttactttttgccATTACTaaatatattatcagcataacaatttgagtgaaaagatgAGTTTCAGaatgtaatattatttgatatgtccctcttttgatttaatgacagcatgcactcaagttgacatggactccacaagcttgagtaaaacctgatgatccatgttatccagcatgatttgaaaacgttccaaaaagcattttgtgtgcttcaatggaagctaGAAACTTTTGTACAAAGTTAGCAAGATCAATGTCACAATTTACATATTTGATTAGTGacttagaaatagtgcagaatcgtaaatatatgtaatattaattGCACATCATAATGTTTCTTTACTTAAAttctttatttccaggtttaaatcagACATccaagattttcaatgtggactcaaGACTTCTGAACACCACTACTGTATGTGTGACAGAGATGTATCATACTTGCCTTTCTCAGCTAAACACCAAGCAAAcaataaaggaaaaaaacaaataaatgcgtGCACTTAACAGACAATTTTTTAGTAAAAGACATCCATTAGACATCAAAGTAACAAAAATGTTAGACAGATAAAAGAACAAATGCGGCTCATTTTTACACAATACTGCAGCGTCAAACTCACCCCGTTGTTTTGTGCCGCTCTGCCTACTCTGTATCTCTCATACCTGTGAGAACAGAGAGCTGGTGAAATATCAAAAACACTCGTCAAAATACAGATGAATGAAATGTTAATGTGTTTTCGTGCCCTGGGTGTTGCAGCTGAAATCAAAGGAAAAGCTGAGCTGCAAGacattagttcactcaaaaatcttTATTTGCTCAGCATTTGCGCCGCAAAAAACAGAGTTGATCaataatttgatttgagagtgaatagtGTCTTCTGAATAATGATTTCTGTCTGTTCATCACATAAAGTGATCATAAGGCTCCACAAGACTTCGATAGCTTTTACTGTTGTTGTAGGAGGTATTTGTTTTCCCGTCAAAAAAAGCTGTGTGAAGCTTTTTACAGAATAAGGAAAGTCATATCAGTTTGGAGCAACATTATGGTGactaaacaatgacagaattttcgtttttgtggtgaaatattcttataaagaGATTCCACTGAGATCCAAGTGTTCACAACTATTCTGTCCGCCAGCTTCTCTCACCTCTCGTAGCGCAGGAagatgttgtttaaatcatcattgacaTGCAGCAGCTCTTCGGTGACCTCCTCGTTTGCAACGCGAGAGATGAGCTCTACTACCCTGTGCTGCATGGCTCGACACGTCCGGTTCAACTCCTGATTACACAAAAATGCATAATGTTATTCATGTGCTACTAATATTCCTGCTTGAAATACAGTTAGATTCGTGATTGAGTACAATGATCCTAGATCAGAACATAAACATGCGCACGACTACCTGATGAGGTTCCTTTGCTCTCCGCTTTTAATCTCTGTATTACGATGCCCCCTTTTGGAGGCGAGTCATTTCCAGTCTTTTTGGGacttcatttagttttcatttattaCCACTTTTATTATAAAGGTGAGTATAAAGAAGATGGGAAATTAACTGAATCTGCAAATGTTGCAACCTAGATTAGACCTTGCGTCATCCATATGAGCACCATGGCACAATGTGTTGGAGTAACTGGCACTTAACGCTAAGCCAAAAATAAACAACAGCATTTTAAGATTTGATTGCTTTACTCCCTAGATTTCATTTGGGTTCAACTGCACTATGGAAATATGCACCATAATATCCTATATGCATGTTCTCTGTAAAAGAGTGAGTATAGCTGGAGGCACTCAGACCTGGAGTAGTTCAAGATCAGAAGTGTCCTCTTGGCCCGGCACCATCTCTGTCAGCATCTCTGACATCACTTTAATGTTCCCACGCACAATATCCAGCTCACTTCTCAGCCTCGCGATCTGTTCACACGAACACAGTATTTGCAAAttaaaccacaaacaaatgcagGGCTGGTTTCCTGACTGCACATTAATCCTAGTTATGAACTAAAACATTCTATACAGTAACACCATTACTTTGATACCAAAAAATACCATTGTTTAaacttaaattatatttatataaaaagtttgATATTtatttccagaaccagactgtggCGTTCTATTGGTACTGATTGCAGAAATGTTGGTATTTTAAAACTGTAAAGTAATAACCTAGTAATAcgtttttttaaagggacagttcacccaaaatagaaaattctctcatcatttactcaccctcatgccatcccagatgggatcacaaatattgatctgtttcacgcccacacctattatatcataTCTGAAGAcatgatttaactactggagtcttatggattagttttatgctgcctttatgtgatttttggagcttcaaatgtctggtcaccattcacttgccttgtatggacctacagagatgaaatattcttcaaaaaatctttgtttctgttctgtagaagaaagaaagtcatacacatctgggatggcatgagggtgagtaaatgatgagagaattttcatttttgggtgaactgtccctttaagaagatAATTGTCATATTGTACAGCTAATCAATGACTTCAGGGTTCAAAATGTCAGTAGCAGAAAATCTAGCATTTTCTATGCAGAATATTAGATTTTACGCATAGCATTGTAGTGTTGAATGTACGAAAGTCAATCCTGTGGGGAGTGTGACCTGCTCTGGGTTTGCTGTAATGGGACCCGATACAGTTGGGATCTGGGTTGGGTCAAGGTTTTGGGTCGCAGCAGGAGGATTAGGAGCCGTCTGAGATGCTGTCTTGGGCTTGGAGGGCGCACAGTACTTGTGTGTGCCTGGATCCACCTCGGGTACGCCCTAGAAAGACACACAAGATGAGAAGAAATGAATGAAAACAGATATGAAAGTGTGTTTTGTTGAATGTGTCTTACCCGTTGAGGTGTGTGGATTGGTGACAGAGCGTCCAGATCTGCCATGGGAAACTCAATTCCTTTCCTCTTTAGCTCCTCATAAATATGTACGACTCCTGTGAGGTCTGGGCTACTCCTGAAAGCATCTGCCCAAGCCTGAGGAAAAGACACAAATGCAGAGAGATGATTGGTTAACATACAGTGGGCTGGATGGGAAGTGAAGGGACTGTCCCACAGGAAGTGACTCTTGATCTTTAGTCGGTAACAGGAGCCTACAAATTCAAGCACATACGCATTGATACACATTATCAGggacaaagtatactttggtcagacACAAACGCTAGGTGTCTTCACACTAGGGGTGTGAATCTTTGGGTTGCAAGTGAATCGATTCGATTCACAGGCTTTCAATTCGATTCAAAAACGATTTTTGCAAATTAAGAACGATCTGATTCACAATAAAATCTGATTCAATTAACAATTCaattctgtattttttaaaatgcatgtatagTATTCTTTAAATACTtagcaagaaaaagaaagacaaactaCTGGTACTTAAAGGtgttgtaagcaattttagctactctacttccacgagactgagctgttggattagccacgccccctctttccaaaaccccaacCTCCAAATATACCAAACAAGGTTTATTGAGACCAAAAATGTGCAGAAACAGTTGttacaatagcgccctcaactgacaactgttatgaacaacatggcataaaattggcagtaagcctcaataattcactgaaactacaatactatgagaacgctCAAAACAATTGACAGGTCGAAATCGCCAGAGACCGCGGCCCGTTGAcaaatttttgtttgctgtttaaagTTTGCTCTGCAAAGTCTAGAGTTGTCACAgcgaccagtgagatatctcatgacaatTATTTCAGTAATAGttaatgtcaaaatgtcaatttaatcaattcattCATAAAAATTTTTAAGTCTGAGAATGTATTATGCCCTTAAAAGTACTTCAACATCTACTAAATCAGAGGttacaaataaacaacaaacaaatttaATACGAGGGCAtttttttgcccccacattttgaatttcggGAGCAATTTTATGACTTTTGATGGCATTTTGCCTAAAATTCACCTTAATTTCTCTCCATGTAGTGGCCACACAATCAGTTGGCAGCTGAATCAAATGCGTGTTTTACTCGAGACAAAAGCAATATTTCAATGTGTCATTTGCTCGAGAGACAGTGGACATCCGGCGGAAAGACCAGAAATAAGGTATTTGAAATAAAGTCATTTGAATGAGAATTTAGCAGGAAGGTCTTCCAATGGCGAAGAATTTGCCCTTGAGGATTTCATGTAGAGTTCAAGTTTGGTGGACTTTGATGGGTATATTCGCCGTAGAATTGTCAATTGTGCAGAGaaactaagggtgtgttcacacttggcaggtttggttagattaaaatgaactctggtgtgattgctctgttaatgCGGTTCATTTGAATAAGTGTGAATgctgtcacccgaaccttggAGCGCACTAAACAAGCGAACCGAGAccacctgaatagtgggtctcggtccgcttccaaacaaaATCTGGtatggttcgattgatatatgaacgcaacatggagcaaagacatctaaacggaccgaaaacaggaagtaatctgcctaatactgacctcaagcatacctggttcttctcatcataggagctatgtttcaAATTACAGTTCGGTACTGGCGTCGGAACCAccgtcagccgtccttgcagcatatcttcgtttgtgtggacaacggaggaattcctggtgctgttgtgactcctttacacattttattaactcttcattTGTTCTCAATTCGTAAAAATAtcaccatatatacatacagtatatacacccaATCATATCGCCAGCATTGTTTTTGATGTTCGGTAAGTTCCatcaaaaaatatacagtatgtcatgaAAGCTGttcaatcaggttgtgacttttccctgatgtctttggttttgtatcattaggttcggtgttaaaaatgccagtgtgaacgctaaacaaaccaggactaaatgtatcatttaaatttttggtccGGACAAAGTGGACCAAGAAAACCGTACTACAAGCGTGAATTCAAATTTGTCccataaatattttcattattaaattGATGTTGTATCCTTAGTTTACAAGAGGATACATTGAATACATAAAACATACAGCACCGTGATATATTATTGCTTATAAGATAGCAAAACGCAATGGCCAAGTATCTCCACCAACTGTAAGCGGCAGTTAACACCaaacgcttttgcaaccatccataaAGCACtgtgttatattattgcaaagaacattcctggctgttaaaaaaagagcatttcattttcaactaatgtgcataaaataaataaaaagtatatagaCAGCTTGCGCTTCAATAGACAATTCACATGGTGTTCTacttgcactgatgccacagtataATACCACAGACTCAAACTTAataataacagcgaaataccacaatgtttttattcagtacagttgtatgtcgggtagcaatattcacagatagtaGAGGTATTCGGCTTAAgtcggtggtgaagcggctcagactatgagtcCAGGCCATAGCACGTTAGACAAACGAACGTTAGACAAATGtctttgtttcacttgtttttgtttattcaacgtctcgtgcaggagcactGTTTTTTAGAATATGTgcctaattaaaaataactttaatatgcatcttgagacacctgctttctggtAAACTGTATTAgttgcactgtgtctagcctTTGTTAGCCCAAGATTGAGGTCATCATCAGgtcttggcacacatccaaaattcaaatgcacagttttagcattcaaatgtggattttcttttttttctttgaattcAATGAATATTCAAATTtctcattttaatttgacagccctaattagtTGACCAaaaggaagttgcttggtttggcagtgacctttGTGGGCGGTGCTTCGTATACAGCtatactgaatattcacaatggagaAGGATTTAATTTTagcagagtataaagtgcagcattaaaaagaggctgcttggagATTAGTGTTTAGCTGGCATCACACATGCTCAACATCTGCCCACACATTCTTCGCCCGCAGAATTTCACCGtgtaaaggtaaatgtgaccacgtCACGAAACGTGACCACGAAACAAATGAAGGGTGTTAAGATGGATTTGGCCACACACCTGAATCAGTGATAGCACTTTGTCTTGTACTATGGCAGGGGGGTTGGTCTTAGGAGATATGATCTTCACCAGGACACCTTCAATAAAGTCTCTGTTGGCAACAAGGACGTGAAAACGGTGTCCGCAGTTTTTCACACAAGTCTCCAGAACCTAGATGATACAGGACAGAAAGTAGTTGAGATTCTTCATTAAGACAAGTTTAGAGGCTCCAGAAGACAGCACAGAGTCACAAAACACCTAAGTGTCAAAATAGCTTTCGGCTTTCCCG comes from the Xyrauchen texanus isolate HMW12.3.18 chromosome 12, RBS_HiC_50CHRs, whole genome shotgun sequence genome and includes:
- the LOC127652997 gene encoding TOM1-like protein 2 isoform X1, with the translated sequence MEFLLGNPYSTPVGQCIEKATEGSLQNEDWTLNMEICDIINETEEGPKDAMRAVKKRLNGNRNFREVMLALTVLETCVKNCGHRFHVLVANRDFIEGVLVKIISPKTNPPAIVQDKVLSLIQAWADAFRSSPDLTGVVHIYEELKRKGIEFPMADLDALSPIHTPQRGVPEVDPGTHKYCAPSKPKTASQTAPNPPAATQNLDPTQIPTVSGPITANPEQIARLRSELDIVRGNIKVMSEMLTEMVPGQEDTSDLELLQELNRTCRAMQHRVVELISRVANEEVTEELLHVNDDLNNIFLRYERYERYRVGRAAQNNGVLNEASEEDNLIDLGPGSPAVVSPRVSSAPTHTPEATVQPPTAAAAVASTASLSTQLAGLDVGADSVSGTLGSLAAHNPQDDFDMFANTRSSSLADQRKNVKYEDPQALVGLASALDIRQQNATGLSVKDPKAELEPIDSWLITQGMIPVSQSSVMDDIEEWLCADVKGEEAEEGVMSEEFNKFLEERAKAADKALPLAPSGDPRPPVSAPNSSRKKSERTEDNLFAL
- the LOC127652997 gene encoding TOM1-like protein 2 isoform X2; the encoded protein is MEFLLGNPYSTPVGQCIEKATEGSLQNEDWTLNMEICDIINETEEGPKDAMRAVKKRLNGNRNFREVMLALTVLETCVKNCGHRFHVLVANRDFIEGVLVKIISPKTNPPAIVQDKVLSLIQAWADAFRSSPDLTGVVHIYEELKRKGIEFPMADLDALSPIHTPQRGVPEVDPGTHKYCAPSKPKTASQTAPNPPAATQNLDPTQIPTVSGPITANPEQIARLRSELDIVRGNIKVMSEMLTEMVPGQEDTSDLELLQELNRTCRAMQHRVVELISRVANEEVTEELLHVNDDLNNIFLRYERYERYRVGRAAQNNGVLNEASEEDNLIDLGPGSPAVVSPRVSSAPTHTPEATVQPPTAAAAVASTASLSTQLAGLDVGADSVSGTLGSLAAHNPQDDFDMFANTRSSSLADQRKNVKYEDPQALVGLASALDIRQQNATGIPVSQSSVMDDIEEWLCADVKGEEAEEGVMSEEFNKFLEERAKAADKALPLAPSGDPRPPVSAPNSSRKKSERTEDNLFAL
- the LOC127652997 gene encoding TOM1-like protein 2 isoform X3, with amino-acid sequence MEFLLGNPYSTPVGQCIEKATEGSLQNEDWTLNMEICDIINETEEGPKDAMRAVKKRLNGNRNFREVMLALTVLETCVKNCGHRFHVLVANRDFIEGVLVKIISPKTNPPAIVQDKVLSLIQAWADAFRSSPDLTGVVHIYEELKRKGIEFPMADLDALSPIHTPQRGVPEVDPGTHKYCAPSKPKTASQTAPNPPAATQNLDPTQIPTVSGPITANPEQIARLRSELDIVRGNIKVMSEMLTEMVPGQEDTSDLELLQELNRTCRAMQHRVVELISRVANEEVTEELLHVNDDLNNIFLRYERYERYRVGRAAQNNGVLNEASEEDNLIDLGPGSPAVVSPRVSSAPTHTPEATVQPPTAAAAVASTASLSTQLAGLDVGADSVSGTLGSLAAHNPQDDFDMFANTRSSSLADQRKNVKYEDPQALVGLASALDIRQQNATGKGEEAEEGVMSEEFNKFLEERAKAADKALPLAPSGDPRPPVSAPNSSRKKSERTEDNLFAL